The Nostoc sp. 'Lobaria pulmonaria (5183) cyanobiont' genome window below encodes:
- a CDS encoding ribulose bisphosphate carboxylase small subunit, with product MGYYIAPRFLDKLAVHITKNFLKLPGVQVPVILGIHGRKGEGKTFQCQLVFEKMGIEVTNISGGELESPDAGDPARLIRLRYRETAELIKVRGKMCVLMINDLDAGAGRFDEGTQYTVNTQLVNATLMNIADNPTDVQLPGSYDSTPLHRVPIIVTGNDFSTLYAPLIRDGRMEKFYWEPDRDDKVGIVKGIFEQDGLSQKEIEQLVDTFVNQSIDFFSALRSRIYDEQIRNYIHKVGFEQISLSVVNSAKGPPEFQKPDFRLSHLIESGNFLVGEQKRVQNSHLVDDYNRLNRGRNSQSAPPAPVKPISQPSSKGATQEAKTNGFQKQEASSPHLTLDTQAQIRELLSQGYKISIEHVDERRFRTGSWQTCVHSHIDAESDAISNLESTLTEYSGEYVRLVGIDPQAKRRVVETIIQRPNGNN from the coding sequence ATGGGTTACTACATCGCTCCCCGCTTTTTGGACAAACTTGCTGTCCACATCACTAAAAATTTCCTGAAGCTTCCTGGCGTGCAAGTTCCCGTGATATTGGGTATTCATGGACGCAAAGGAGAAGGCAAAACATTTCAATGTCAATTAGTCTTCGAGAAAATGGGTATCGAAGTGACTAACATATCTGGCGGCGAATTGGAAAGTCCAGATGCTGGAGATCCAGCGCGGTTGATTCGGTTGCGCTATCGGGAAACAGCAGAACTGATCAAAGTACGCGGCAAAATGTGTGTACTGATGATTAACGATTTAGATGCCGGTGCTGGACGCTTTGATGAAGGGACTCAATATACTGTAAACACCCAGTTGGTGAATGCCACACTGATGAATATTGCTGATAATCCCACAGATGTGCAGTTGCCAGGAAGCTATGATTCCACACCTTTACATCGCGTGCCGATTATTGTCACAGGTAATGATTTTTCTACCCTCTATGCACCGTTAATTCGGGATGGACGGATGGAGAAATTCTACTGGGAACCAGATAGAGATGACAAAGTGGGAATTGTCAAGGGGATTTTTGAACAGGATGGACTATCACAGAAGGAAATTGAACAGCTAGTTGATACTTTTGTCAATCAGTCCATTGACTTTTTTAGCGCTTTGCGATCGCGCATTTATGACGAACAAATCCGCAACTACATCCATAAAGTAGGTTTTGAGCAGATATCCTTGAGTGTGGTTAACAGCGCTAAAGGGCCACCAGAATTTCAAAAGCCAGATTTCAGGCTGTCTCACTTAATCGAGTCTGGTAACTTCCTGGTTGGCGAACAAAAACGGGTGCAAAATTCCCATTTAGTTGATGATTACAATCGACTCAATCGAGGTAGAAATTCTCAATCAGCACCACCTGCTCCTGTGAAACCAATTAGTCAACCGTCAAGCAAGGGTGCAACTCAAGAAGCAAAAACTAATGGATTCCAAAAACAGGAAGCATCCAGTCCACATTTGACTCTAGATACACAAGCTCAAATTAGGGAATTATTATCTCAAGGTTACAAAATTAGTATTGAACACGTAGATGAGCGCCGCTTCCGCACAGGTTCTTGGCAAACTTGTGTTCATAGCCACATTGATGCCGAATCTGACGCCATCTCAAATTTGGAGTCAACTTTGACAGAATATAGCGGTGAGTATGTGCGCTTAGTAGGTATCGATCCTCAAGCCAAGCGGCGGGTGGTGGAGACAATTATTCAGCGTCCAAATGGAAACAATTAG
- a CDS encoding DUF4870 domain-containing protein: MKEKPKQKMCIWVMLCHFSALVGWILLLFLVFLGIPLYLPLNILPPLIIWRFKKSQYPWINFQGKESLNFQMSLTFYTFIVITISLFIVLTSVSLAVTTNGSINEIRNTFNKLLSILMSLILFKLVLQSFVVTFAAIKAYNGEYYRYPCQIRVLR, encoded by the coding sequence ATGAAAGAAAAACCTAAACAAAAAATGTGTATATGGGTGATGTTGTGTCATTTCTCAGCCTTGGTAGGATGGATATTATTGTTATTTTTGGTATTTCTTGGCATTCCTTTATATTTACCTTTAAATATTTTACCTCCGCTTATAATTTGGCGCTTTAAAAAATCTCAATATCCCTGGATCAATTTCCAAGGTAAGGAATCATTAAATTTTCAAATGTCTTTAACTTTTTACACTTTTATTGTTATAACAATATCTTTATTTATAGTATTAACTAGCGTTAGTTTGGCAGTGACTACTAATGGTTCAATTAATGAAATAAGAAACACTTTTAATAAATTATTAAGTATACTTATGTCATTGATTTTATTCAAATTGGTACTACAATCTTTTGTAGTGACTTTTGCCGCTATTAAAGCTTACAATGGTGAGTATTATCGTTACCCCTGTCAAATTAGAGTTTTACGATAA
- a CDS encoding HNH endonuclease, with the protein MSKTPRIRIPPEVKKYVFQRDQYQCRSCGKTNVETNLSIDHIIPLARGGQNDISNLQTLCFTCNQQKTDNIDLRFRRYFQL; encoded by the coding sequence ATGAGCAAAACTCCCCGCATTCGTATCCCGCCGGAAGTCAAAAAATATGTTTTTCAACGCGACCAATATCAATGCCGAAGCTGCGGTAAAACTAATGTAGAAACTAACCTCAGCATCGACCATATCATTCCCCTGGCTCGTGGAGGTCAAAATGATATCAGTAATCTCCAAACTCTCTGTTTTACCTGTAATCAGCAGAAAACAGATAATATCGATCTGCGTTTTCGGCGATATTTTCAGCTTTAG
- a CDS encoding Gfo/Idh/MocA family protein has product MIGVAIAGTGFGQKVHIPGLQAHPRTEVVAVYHRDINKAKAIAESHNIRHASDSLTDIVALPEVQAVSISTPPFLHYEMAKTVLQAGKHLLLEKPTTLNVFEAKELYQLAKAKSVIATVDFEFRFVPAWQLFAELLSENYVGELRLIKIDWLGSSRADTSRPWNWYSDKEKGGGALGSLGSHAFDYIHWLFGPVRRLNAYLSTAIPTRVDPISGESKAVNTDDNCILTLELANGTPCQLSISAVVHAARTHWVEVYGDRGTLIVGSENQKDYIHGFRVWGSQPGKPLTEIEIPSRLIFPQNYADGRISAFIRVVDQWVQGIDRNQEITPSLREGIYSQLLMDLSHESHQKSSWVDVPSLEGFLNN; this is encoded by the coding sequence ATGATTGGAGTTGCGATCGCAGGCACTGGATTTGGTCAAAAAGTCCACATACCCGGATTACAAGCACATCCTCGCACTGAGGTAGTTGCTGTTTATCACCGAGATATAAATAAAGCCAAAGCTATAGCAGAATCCCATAATATTCGTCACGCTTCCGACTCACTTACCGATATTGTGGCATTACCAGAAGTGCAAGCCGTCAGCATTTCGACACCGCCATTTTTACACTATGAAATGGCCAAAACTGTACTGCAAGCTGGAAAACATTTATTACTAGAAAAACCGACAACTTTAAATGTATTTGAAGCCAAAGAACTTTATCAGTTAGCTAAAGCAAAAAGTGTGATTGCGACTGTAGATTTTGAATTTCGCTTTGTACCAGCATGGCAATTGTTTGCAGAATTATTATCAGAGAACTATGTGGGTGAGTTGCGCCTAATTAAAATTGATTGGTTAGGGTCTTCTCGTGCTGATACTTCACGCCCTTGGAATTGGTATTCTGACAAAGAGAAAGGAGGCGGTGCATTGGGATCTTTGGGTTCTCACGCCTTCGATTATATTCACTGGTTGTTCGGACCAGTGCGTAGATTAAACGCCTATCTGAGTACTGCTATTCCTACACGAGTTGACCCTATTAGTGGGGAATCTAAAGCAGTGAATACAGATGACAACTGTATATTAACCCTAGAATTAGCCAATGGTACACCTTGTCAACTTTCTATCAGTGCGGTTGTTCATGCAGCAAGAACTCATTGGGTAGAAGTGTATGGCGATCGGGGTACATTAATAGTGGGCAGTGAAAATCAAAAAGATTATATACATGGTTTTCGTGTTTGGGGTTCCCAACCAGGTAAACCTCTAACAGAAATAGAAATACCGAGTCGGTTAATTTTTCCCCAAAATTATGCTGATGGGCGTATTTCAGCATTTATCCGTGTAGTAGACCAATGGGTGCAAGGAATTGACCGCAATCAGGAAATTACACCATCACTACGCGAAGGAATTTATTCTCAGTTGTTGATGGATTTATCTCATGAATCGCATCAAAAATCAAGTTGGGTAGACGTACCCAGTTTAGAAGGATTTCTTAATAACTAG